Proteins from a genomic interval of Rosa chinensis cultivar Old Blush chromosome 2, RchiOBHm-V2, whole genome shotgun sequence:
- the LOC112188461 gene encoding cinnamoyl-CoA reductase 1, translated as MPADQSSSLSGHGQTVCVTGAGGFIASWLVKLLLERGYNVRGTVRNPDDPKNAHLRELEGARERLSLRKADLLDFESLKDAINGCDGVFHTASPVTDDPEQMVEPAVNGTKNVIVAASEAKVKRVVFTSSIGAVYMDPTRGPDVVVDESCWSDLEFCKNTKNWYCYGKAVAEQAAWDEAKEKGVDLVVVNPVLVLGPLLQPTINASIIHVLKYLTGSAKTYANSVQAYVHVKDVALAHILVYETPSASGRYLCAESVLHRGDVVEILAKFFPEYPIPTKLKDDGKPRAIPYKFSNQKLQDLGLEFTPVKQSLYDTVKSLQEKGHLKVPTKQEQDSIKIQS; from the exons ATGCCTGCTGATCAGAGCtcttcactttccggccacGGCCAAACTGTGTGTGTCACCGGGGCCGGAGGCTTCATCGCTTCTTGGTTGGTGAAGCTTCTTTTGGAAAGAGGCTATAATGTTAGAGGAACCGTGAGAAACCCAG ATGACCCAAAGAATGCTCATTTGAGGGAGCTGGAAGGAGCCAGAGAGAGGCTGAGCTTGCGAAAAGCCGATCTTCTCGATTTCGAGAGCCTGAAAGATGCCATTAACGGCTGTGATGGCGTTTTCCACACAGCGTCGCCTGTAACTGATGATCCG GAACAAATGGTGGAGCCGGCAGTGAATGGAACAAAGAACGTGATTGTCGCCGCTTCTGAGGCCAAGGTTAAACGCGTGGTCTTCACGTCTTCAATCGGTGCCGTGTACATGGACCCGACGAGAGGTCCCGATGTGGTTGTTGATGAGTCATGTTGGAGTGATCTGGAGTTTTGCAAGAACACCAAG AACTGGTACTGCTATGGGAAAGCTGTGGCGGAGCAAGCAGCGTGGGATGAGGCCAAAGAGAAAGGAGTAGACTTGGTGGTGGTGAACCCAGTTTTGGTGCTTGGACCACTGCTCCAACCAACCATCAACGCCAGCATTATCCACGTCCTCAAGTACTTGACTGGCTCGGCCAAGACTTATGCCAATTCTGTTCAGGCCTATGTGCATGTTAAGGACGTGGCATTAGCACACATACTGGTGTATGAAACTCCCTCGGCATCTGGCCGTTATCTTTGCGCCGAGAGCGTCCTTCACCGTGGAGATGTAGTTGAAATCCTCGCCAAGTTCTTCCCTGAATACCCGATACCCACCAA GTTGAAAGATGATGGGAAACCCAGAGCAATACCCTACAAGTTCTCAAATCAGAAGCTACAAGACTTGGGTTTGGAGTTCACTCCAGTGAAACAGAGCCTATATGATACTGTCAAGAGCTTGCAGGAGAAGGGTCACCTTAAAGTTCCtacaaaacaagaacaagactCCATTAAGATCCAATCTTAA